Proteins from one Bifidobacterium sp. ESL0732 genomic window:
- a CDS encoding ParA family protein — protein MESASETIRRIFGNKGDSLGSEMAEVTSRYEALNKVRFPKPKATRYIAVANQKGGVGKTTTTVNLAASLALSKAQVLVIDMDPQGNASTALGVKHNTGEPSIYDVLEARQTIGEVKQSSEKFKTLDVVPSSIDLSGAELEVADLTNRNDLLKEALDEFTSSSKKHYDYVIIDCPPSLGLLVINAMCAVNEVLIPIQAEYYALEGLGQLIQTIGLVQEHYNPTLLVSTMLVTMFDKRTLLSKEVYDQVKGHYPDIVLQTTIPRSVKISEAPSFGKTVIEYDPHGTGAVSYREAALEIARRSPQVLKTLEDRKQRSN, from the coding sequence ATGGAATCTGCCTCGGAAACGATCAGACGTATTTTCGGGAACAAAGGTGATTCTCTTGGTTCTGAAATGGCTGAGGTGACATCGCGGTACGAAGCATTGAATAAGGTACGTTTTCCAAAGCCGAAAGCAACCAGATATATCGCCGTCGCAAATCAAAAGGGCGGAGTGGGGAAGACGACAACTACTGTCAATTTGGCAGCGTCACTTGCTTTGTCAAAAGCGCAGGTGCTTGTCATAGATATGGATCCGCAGGGCAACGCCTCGACAGCACTGGGCGTAAAGCATAATACCGGTGAACCATCTATTTATGATGTTTTGGAAGCTCGGCAAACCATTGGCGAGGTAAAACAGTCTTCTGAGAAGTTCAAGACCTTGGACGTTGTGCCATCTTCCATAGATTTAAGTGGTGCGGAACTGGAAGTCGCTGACTTGACCAATAGGAATGACTTGCTCAAAGAAGCACTAGATGAGTTTACTTCATCTTCCAAGAAGCACTATGACTACGTCATCATTGATTGCCCTCCGAGTCTTGGCCTGTTGGTCATCAATGCCATGTGTGCGGTCAATGAGGTCCTGATACCAATTCAGGCTGAGTACTACGCGCTCGAAGGTCTTGGTCAATTAATTCAGACCATCGGACTTGTTCAGGAACATTACAATCCGACTCTCTTGGTTTCGACGATGTTGGTCACGATGTTTGACAAACGTACGTTGCTGAGCAAAGAAGTCTACGATCAGGTCAAAGGACATTATCCAGATATCGTTTTGCAGACAACGATTCCAAGGTCTGTAAAGATTTCTGAAGCTCCGAGTTTTGGCAAAACTGTCATCGAATATGATCCTCATGGAACAGGTGCAGTATCCTATCGTGAGGCTGCATTGGAGATAGCACGAAGGTCGCCGCAGGTATTGAAGACATTAGAAGATAGAAAGCAGAGGAGTAACTGA
- the crgA gene encoding cell division protein CrgA codes for MADEELDKGADAAATQDEAQKAWDKPGTQESGDAVDAAESDEKATEKKDSDTADKSAEATETSEKSDESGESDKTADDATDDDDDLDLPMDKIDALLSATSADKKTMSPQLRRVAQRQAENSKRVEETIKGTKANPSWFVPLFCFLMILGLAWAVVYYLTSKYPIPGIGAWNLLIAFCIVMVGFIMTMWWR; via the coding sequence ATGGCTGACGAAGAGCTGGATAAGGGCGCCGATGCCGCCGCTACGCAGGATGAGGCGCAGAAGGCATGGGACAAGCCCGGAACGCAGGAGAGCGGCGACGCTGTTGATGCCGCCGAAAGTGATGAGAAGGCGACCGAGAAGAAGGATTCCGACACTGCCGATAAAAGCGCCGAGGCCACTGAAACTTCAGAGAAGTCGGATGAATCCGGCGAATCGGACAAGACCGCTGACGACGCGACTGACGATGACGACGACCTCGACCTGCCGATGGACAAGATCGATGCATTGCTGAGCGCCACCAGCGCCGACAAGAAGACGATGAGCCCGCAGCTGCGCCGCGTCGCCCAGCGTCAGGCCGAGAACAGCAAGCGCGTCGAGGAGACCATCAAGGGAACCAAGGCGAACCCAAGCTGGTTCGTGCCGCTGTTCTGCTTCCTGATGATCCTCGGTCTTGCGTGGGCCGTTGTGTATTACCTCACCAGCAAGTACCCGATTCCCGGCATCGGCGCATGGAACCTGCTGATCGCCTTCTGCATCGTGATGGTCGGCTTCATCATGACGATGTGGTGGCGCTGA
- a CDS encoding class E sortase, with protein MGIFAEVLFTIAAICALYVIWQMWWTGVQSEHTQYNQRQSVSWSDPSKTAGSANGVNIAKAQDGTPPVQPESANPGDMVAQIYVPRFGDQWQRNIVEGTDMTALNEHGMGHYKESQMPGQIGNFAVAGHRNGYGQPLGDVDKLKVGDPIVIRTKDYWYVYTYTSDKIVTPDHVEVIAPNPENPTAPATERMITLTTCEPKYSTPTHRWISFGKFKYWAKVSDGVPQELTHTGQNGKVQFINNQKESVFAKLPSLIPIIIALLVIYLVLFVAAALAWRWPLRRAIKAGNVKKPDPSIYGGLTRLQPGIKGIRILLVVLLLLAAALAIMQWACPWAATNIPILHQMSNYVAVTN; from the coding sequence CTGGGCATCTTCGCCGAAGTCCTCTTCACAATTGCTGCGATTTGTGCGCTCTACGTCATTTGGCAGATGTGGTGGACTGGCGTGCAGTCTGAGCATACGCAATACAATCAGCGTCAATCGGTTTCTTGGAGCGACCCAAGCAAGACTGCAGGCTCCGCGAACGGCGTCAACATCGCCAAAGCCCAGGACGGCACCCCTCCAGTTCAACCCGAAAGCGCCAATCCCGGCGATATGGTCGCGCAAATCTATGTCCCGCGCTTCGGCGACCAATGGCAACGCAACATCGTAGAGGGCACCGACATGACCGCGCTAAATGAGCACGGCATGGGCCATTACAAGGAGTCCCAAATGCCTGGGCAGATCGGCAATTTCGCCGTGGCCGGCCATCGCAACGGGTATGGGCAACCTTTGGGCGATGTCGACAAGCTCAAGGTCGGCGATCCAATTGTAATACGAACCAAGGATTATTGGTACGTCTACACTTATACCAGCGACAAAATCGTGACGCCGGACCATGTGGAAGTGATCGCGCCGAACCCTGAAAACCCGACGGCGCCCGCGACGGAACGCATGATCACACTGACGACGTGCGAGCCGAAATACTCCACCCCGACCCACCGTTGGATCAGCTTCGGCAAGTTCAAGTATTGGGCGAAGGTTTCGGACGGCGTGCCTCAGGAGCTTACGCATACCGGGCAGAACGGCAAGGTCCAGTTCATCAACAACCAGAAGGAATCGGTGTTCGCCAAGCTGCCTTCGCTGATTCCGATTATCATCGCCTTGCTTGTTATTTATCTGGTGCTGTTCGTCGCGGCCGCTCTGGCCTGGCGCTGGCCGCTTCGCCGCGCCATCAAGGCCGGCAATGTCAAAAAGCCGGATCCGAGCATTTACGGCGGCCTGACAAGGCTTCAGCCAGGAATTAAGGGGATACGCATACTGCTGGTGGTGCTTTTGCTCTTAGCGGCGGCGCTGGCCATCATGCAATGGGCCTGCCCGTGGGCGGCCACCAACATACCGATTCTCCACCAGATGTCGAACTATGTTGCGGTAACCAACTGA
- the trxB gene encoding thioredoxin-disulfide reductase: MTQENTQQINLLNIGRNTLGNNAGGDTDNKTQNASDKSVENSVRDVIIVGSGPAGYTAAIYLGRAGYKPLVIAGALTPGGQLVNTTEVENYPGFPDGVMGPDLMDSMQKQAEKFGAEIVFDDVVSVDFGDGSDAGAMKTVTCDQGEVYQAPAVVVTTGSNVRKLGVPGEKEYSGKGVSYCATCDGFFFRGKPIVVVGGGDSAFTDAEFLTRFGSSVTLIHRREEFRASKILVDRAKANDKMSFILDSVVDKISGEDGSAKSVTVRNVKTGETTEVPASGVFVAIGNTPATEFLNGALDLDEKGYIKVDGASTRTSLPGVFAAGDVVDSVYRQAVSAAGMGCRAALDAQDYLDSIK; this comes from the coding sequence ATGACTCAAGAGAATACACAGCAAATTAATCTTCTGAACATAGGCAGGAATACCCTCGGCAACAACGCTGGCGGTGACACTGACAACAAGACTCAGAACGCCTCTGACAAGTCCGTCGAAAACAGCGTGCGCGATGTGATTATCGTCGGTTCGGGTCCCGCGGGCTACACCGCAGCCATTTATCTCGGCCGCGCCGGCTACAAACCGCTGGTTATCGCCGGAGCCCTCACCCCCGGCGGCCAGCTGGTCAACACCACCGAAGTCGAGAACTATCCCGGCTTCCCCGATGGCGTGATGGGTCCTGACCTCATGGACAGCATGCAGAAGCAGGCCGAAAAGTTCGGCGCGGAAATCGTTTTTGACGACGTGGTTTCCGTCGACTTCGGCGACGGGTCGGATGCCGGTGCGATGAAGACTGTTACTTGTGATCAAGGAGAGGTTTATCAGGCTCCGGCCGTCGTAGTCACCACCGGCTCCAATGTACGCAAGCTCGGCGTACCAGGCGAGAAGGAATACTCCGGTAAAGGTGTCTCCTACTGCGCCACCTGTGACGGTTTCTTCTTCCGCGGCAAGCCGATTGTCGTGGTCGGTGGCGGCGACAGTGCCTTCACCGATGCCGAATTCTTGACGCGTTTCGGTTCGTCGGTAACACTGATTCATCGTCGCGAAGAATTCCGCGCGTCCAAGATTCTAGTTGATCGAGCCAAGGCCAACGACAAGATGTCGTTCATCCTCGACTCCGTGGTTGATAAAATCAGCGGCGAAGACGGCAGCGCCAAGTCAGTCACCGTGCGTAATGTCAAAACCGGCGAGACCACAGAGGTACCAGCTTCCGGCGTTTTCGTGGCCATCGGCAACACCCCGGCCACCGAATTCCTTAACGGAGCCCTGGACCTCGACGAGAAAGGCTATATCAAGGTTGACGGGGCTTCCACCCGTACGTCATTGCCGGGCGTTTTTGCCGCTGGTGATGTGGTCGACAGCGTTTATCGTCAGGCCGTTTCCGCAGCAGGTATGGGTTGCCGCGCCGCTCTCGACGCGCAGGATTACCTCGACAGCATCAAATAA
- a CDS encoding class C sortase, whose product MKRKKKTVEHALHRESFEDVLKPVKKRGQYAYRIFIELVHDFFVILTVVLIMWVPVHWVINSRTEALAAIQAERDVLKWPRGEAAKELHAAQAYNQQIAASGQTRLGEVKDPFNDKPDEDTESQKDVTYQSLLKGSNGVMGTIRIPKVSIHLPIYHGTARATLTIGSGHLYGTSVPVGGKSTNAVLTGHRGLPDALLFTRIDQLRKGDIIYIETLNHTMGYRVKAIHVVNPKDVHLYKVVPGKDLLTLMTCTPYGVNTERLVITAERGNIPQDIPPLVDAAADAQLYGLLAALIVLILGFLLAMRKNYRELVPPPWHYDGTPIPKTLLRPRFVDKRGLPPMGVIAHRRRPPDKPKQPKQSEKP is encoded by the coding sequence ATGAAGCGTAAGAAAAAGACTGTGGAGCATGCGCTGCATCGGGAGTCTTTCGAAGATGTCCTCAAGCCGGTGAAAAAGCGTGGGCAATACGCCTATCGCATCTTCATCGAACTCGTGCACGATTTCTTCGTCATTCTTACCGTGGTGCTTATCATGTGGGTGCCGGTCCATTGGGTGATCAACTCCAGGACTGAGGCGCTTGCCGCCATCCAAGCCGAGCGAGACGTGTTGAAGTGGCCACGAGGGGAAGCGGCCAAGGAACTTCATGCGGCGCAGGCCTATAACCAGCAGATCGCCGCTTCCGGTCAGACGAGACTGGGCGAGGTCAAGGACCCGTTCAATGACAAGCCGGATGAAGACACGGAATCGCAAAAAGATGTGACCTATCAGTCTCTGCTAAAAGGTTCGAACGGAGTGATGGGCACGATTCGTATACCCAAGGTGTCGATTCACTTGCCGATTTATCACGGTACCGCTCGCGCAACGCTTACTATCGGTTCAGGTCATCTGTACGGTACGAGCGTGCCGGTAGGTGGCAAATCAACCAATGCCGTGCTGACTGGTCATCGTGGCCTCCCCGATGCCCTGCTCTTCACCCGAATTGATCAGCTCAGAAAAGGCGACATCATCTACATCGAAACGCTGAACCACACCATGGGTTACCGTGTGAAAGCCATCCATGTGGTTAATCCCAAGGATGTCCACCTTTACAAAGTGGTTCCGGGCAAGGATCTGCTCACGTTGATGACCTGCACGCCATATGGTGTCAACACTGAGCGTCTCGTCATCACCGCCGAGCGTGGCAACATTCCGCAGGATATTCCGCCCTTGGTCGATGCCGCTGCCGACGCGCAGCTTTATGGACTGCTTGCGGCACTGATTGTGCTCATCCTTGGCTTCCTGCTCGCCATGCGCAAGAACTACCGCGAGCTGGTGCCGCCGCCGTGGCACTACGACGGCACGCCGATTCCCAAGACGCTGCTGCGCCCGCGCTTCGTTGACAAGCGTGGTCTGCCTCCGATGGGCGTCATCGCCCACCGTCGCCGTCCGCCCGACAAGCCGAAGCAACCCAAGCAGTCAGAGAAACCATAG
- a CDS encoding isopeptide-forming domain-containing fimbrial protein: MAVHKSLFKAVAAAMGAVAMLACSIVGVGTANAGTVSIGNNGQITVTDAEAGHEFKAVQIGAYSSAENDGNSISGLEVEKLTTSPMFANAVDSAATEAGATTPAGTSGECPNDAVCWISKHWLGYDNGRTDNQDKTSNSASTGYAGKLRNFVTKLQNKQEFKDAITAAAAVSVSNGKAEFTGLAEGLYVIEDVTAQNQSIPMLVGTTVGSDHLSSFVGTGLKGIGQINAKKSGTPTVAKKWVSTTDANNKSVDRGDTPLDGDIMHFKLTSSVPMTAGFTNYFFKITDKPSAGLEYVANSARVTVDGTPITVVTAPSAAPLPTPNNEVYFDQGNISGAPYIGFTFPNVMAYTYNAPIVITYDMKVVQTGKQKNIPGVDWSSSVANQPTGSCVADSSAPACGATQHAYMTGVKFSSYYLKFHSVDGAKGNAPTGGTTFEVYRKGDNKPLTFRKQADGSYVYHPAEDEASHSTSNLVSADGKHIAEGGESLGGLKLDGLPPGIYTIKQTGSPSSAPDAAQADFDVSITEDPSNDGAYVTTVRDDANGLVGKPAAASDKLGADITVNVTQPKKSIDGLPGIIGTLTGHPVNGPGSLAATGISIVALLVMLCALVLAGTALMRRRHRIQR, encoded by the coding sequence ATGGCTGTACACAAGTCATTGTTCAAGGCAGTAGCCGCTGCGATGGGTGCAGTGGCCATGTTGGCATGCTCGATCGTCGGTGTGGGGACGGCGAACGCAGGCACGGTTTCGATTGGCAATAATGGTCAGATTACAGTCACCGATGCAGAAGCGGGCCACGAGTTCAAGGCTGTCCAAATTGGTGCGTATTCCAGTGCCGAGAACGATGGGAATTCGATTTCCGGGCTTGAAGTCGAGAAATTGACAACTTCTCCAATGTTTGCCAACGCGGTTGACTCGGCGGCCACCGAAGCCGGTGCCACAACGCCAGCCGGAACGAGCGGCGAATGCCCTAACGATGCTGTCTGTTGGATTTCCAAGCATTGGCTTGGATACGATAATGGTCGCACGGACAATCAAGACAAGACTTCAAATTCCGCTTCAACCGGTTATGCAGGTAAGTTGCGTAATTTCGTCACCAAGCTGCAAAACAAACAGGAATTTAAGGACGCGATTACTGCAGCCGCTGCTGTATCAGTATCTAATGGCAAGGCCGAATTTACTGGATTGGCCGAGGGCCTTTATGTCATAGAAGATGTCACCGCCCAGAATCAGTCAATTCCGATGTTGGTGGGTACCACTGTCGGGTCTGATCATCTTAGCTCATTCGTCGGTACCGGTTTGAAGGGAATCGGCCAGATTAATGCGAAAAAGTCCGGCACCCCGACGGTTGCCAAGAAGTGGGTCTCCACCACCGATGCAAACAACAAGTCGGTCGACCGTGGGGATACTCCGCTCGACGGCGACATCATGCATTTCAAGCTCACGAGTTCTGTCCCCATGACCGCAGGGTTTACCAATTACTTCTTTAAAATCACCGATAAACCGAGTGCTGGCTTGGAGTATGTAGCCAACTCTGCGAGAGTAACAGTTGATGGAACTCCCATCACTGTTGTCACGGCTCCTTCCGCGGCTCCGCTGCCAACGCCTAATAATGAGGTTTACTTCGATCAAGGCAATATCAGCGGTGCCCCATACATCGGATTCACGTTCCCGAATGTGATGGCGTATACCTACAACGCGCCCATCGTCATCACCTATGACATGAAGGTCGTGCAAACCGGAAAACAAAAGAATATTCCCGGTGTGGATTGGTCGAGCAGCGTTGCCAACCAACCGACGGGATCCTGCGTAGCTGATTCTTCTGCCCCGGCTTGCGGAGCAACTCAGCACGCGTACATGACGGGCGTCAAGTTCTCCTCTTACTACCTGAAGTTCCATAGCGTTGACGGCGCGAAAGGCAACGCGCCTACCGGCGGCACGACCTTTGAGGTCTACCGGAAGGGTGACAACAAGCCTCTGACGTTCAGGAAACAAGCCGATGGTTCGTATGTATACCATCCGGCCGAGGACGAAGCTTCGCATTCCACGTCGAATCTTGTTTCCGCAGACGGCAAGCACATTGCTGAGGGTGGTGAAAGTCTTGGCGGGCTCAAGTTGGATGGATTGCCACCGGGGATTTATACCATCAAGCAGACTGGCTCCCCGTCCAGCGCACCGGATGCGGCGCAGGCAGACTTTGATGTCAGCATCACTGAAGATCCCAGTAATGACGGTGCGTATGTCACCACCGTTCGCGATGACGCCAACGGGCTGGTCGGTAAGCCAGCTGCTGCGAGTGACAAGCTTGGTGCGGATATCACGGTGAACGTTACGCAACCCAAGAAAAGCATCGACGGTCTTCCCGGCATCATCGGTACGCTGACCGGACATCCCGTCAACGGTCCAGGCTCGTTGGCTGCTACCGGCATCTCGATTGTTGCTTTGCTGGTCATGCTGTGCGCCTTGGTGCTCGCAGGTACTGCTCTGATGAGGAGACGCCACCGAATACAACGTTAA
- a CDS encoding DUF881 domain-containing protein, producing the protein MKETPGKHKAKRSRLGGVAVFVVVALTGFLLMTNIRVNKTSVVSSDAAQLVEQRVTQVDKLQKQVKSLGSQVNTLNKYAGKDSSKPSNSSEDPGAGTMLPAVTGPGISVTLNDSPLWQHMVSDSATGTATNINDYVIHQQDIESVVNALWRGGAEAMMIQDQRVLYNSAIICKGNILMLQGKQYSPPYTISAIGPSGKMRDALNNSKAIQTYQEYVSAFGLGWKVEDKDTLRFPVAPVLQTLKYATVTKTDNKGNDDKAGESGNK; encoded by the coding sequence ATGAAGGAAACTCCGGGCAAGCACAAGGCGAAACGCTCGCGGCTTGGCGGGGTTGCCGTCTTTGTTGTCGTCGCGCTCACCGGATTCCTGCTGATGACCAACATCCGTGTCAACAAAACCAGCGTGGTCTCTTCGGACGCCGCACAATTGGTGGAGCAGCGCGTCACCCAGGTCGACAAACTGCAAAAACAGGTCAAATCGCTGGGCTCGCAGGTCAATACGCTCAACAAATACGCGGGCAAGGACAGCTCAAAACCCAGCAATTCCAGCGAAGATCCGGGAGCGGGAACCATGCTTCCGGCGGTTACCGGCCCCGGCATTTCGGTCACGCTCAACGATTCGCCGCTTTGGCAGCATATGGTCTCGGATTCCGCGACGGGAACGGCCACGAATATCAATGATTACGTCATCCACCAGCAAGATATCGAGTCTGTGGTAAACGCGCTTTGGCGGGGCGGGGCCGAGGCGATGATGATTCAAGACCAGCGGGTGCTATACAACTCCGCCATCATCTGCAAGGGCAATATCCTCATGTTGCAAGGCAAGCAGTATTCGCCGCCATATACCATCTCCGCCATCGGCCCGAGCGGCAAGATGCGCGACGCGCTCAACAATTCGAAAGCCATCCAGACCTATCAGGAATATGTCAGCGCGTTCGGACTGGGCTGGAAGGTCGAAGACAAGGACACCCTGCGCTTTCCCGTGGCACCGGTGCTGCAGACGCTGAAGTATGCCACCGTGACAAAAACCGACAATAAAGGAAACGATGATAAAGCGGGCGAAAGCGGCAATAAATAA
- a CDS encoding ParB/RepB/Spo0J family partition protein: protein MASKSRLGKGLGALFPALPGEPETKSPATAHGAAATPKEPSKADSSQNVSRETSARTKEARSGKKSSTSVNSTGKSQQKNVSRETSKKKVTDGKKITESSTAKSNGKEDSHGKTASRKKNVSRETSKASSRKRLAMPSLKEGMAHPSDLFFGSTVDKKDGGEADKPSAQKEPKRPSTVNTVNNAIKTSGSQTSKKKEAKVAGSDDLKPVEGGYLVELDLDKIGPNANQPRTIFDEDELKELAASLKEVGVLQPVVVRKRPSNQKAANSPESDNSVISRHSQQNMDSEYELIMGERRWRAAHLAGLKSIPAIVKTTSDNQMLRDALLENLHRVALNPLEESAAYQQMMEDFGLTQEQLSKSVSKSRSQIANTLRLLNLPPSVQKKVAAGVLSAGHARALLGLPNEEEMEKLANRIIAEGLSVRSTEEIVAMKTNGKDGGKKQKSKKDNPWAQSPIQHTLENRFDTKVAIKGSKQRGRIEIVFSSPEDMDRIVNLLVPDQSGNNENGWV, encoded by the coding sequence ATGGCATCGAAGTCGCGTTTAGGAAAAGGCCTTGGTGCTCTATTCCCCGCTTTGCCGGGCGAGCCAGAAACGAAAAGTCCGGCCACTGCTCATGGTGCAGCAGCAACACCGAAGGAACCTTCAAAGGCTGATTCGTCGCAAAATGTTTCACGTGAAACATCTGCACGAACGAAAGAAGCTAGATCCGGTAAAAAGTCGAGTACGTCTGTAAACTCTACTGGTAAAAGTCAACAGAAAAATGTTTCACGTGAAACATCGAAGAAAAAAGTAACCGACGGCAAAAAAATAACGGAATCTTCAACTGCTAAATCGAATGGTAAAGAGGACAGTCACGGAAAGACGGCTTCTAGGAAGAAGAATGTTTCACGTGAAACATCGAAGGCCTCATCTAGAAAACGCTTGGCAATGCCTTCGTTGAAAGAAGGAATGGCACACCCAAGTGACTTATTCTTCGGCAGTACTGTCGATAAGAAAGACGGCGGAGAAGCAGATAAGCCGTCTGCTCAAAAAGAACCAAAACGTCCAAGTACAGTTAATACCGTCAACAATGCGATTAAGACTTCCGGGAGTCAAACTTCGAAGAAAAAAGAAGCGAAAGTGGCAGGCTCCGATGATTTAAAGCCTGTTGAAGGCGGGTATTTAGTCGAACTGGATCTTGATAAGATAGGGCCTAATGCCAATCAGCCGCGGACCATCTTTGATGAGGATGAGCTTAAGGAGCTGGCCGCTTCGCTGAAGGAAGTCGGTGTGCTGCAGCCAGTGGTTGTCCGCAAGCGTCCGTCGAATCAGAAAGCCGCCAATTCGCCTGAGTCCGATAATTCAGTCATCAGCAGGCACTCCCAGCAAAATATGGACAGCGAATACGAGCTGATCATGGGGGAGAGGCGCTGGCGTGCGGCTCATCTCGCCGGATTGAAATCAATTCCCGCAATCGTAAAAACCACTTCAGATAATCAGATGCTTCGCGATGCCCTGTTGGAAAACCTCCACCGCGTGGCCTTGAATCCTCTCGAAGAGTCCGCTGCATACCAGCAGATGATGGAGGACTTCGGCTTGACCCAAGAGCAGCTTTCCAAGTCCGTCTCGAAGTCACGGTCGCAAATCGCCAATACATTGCGCTTGCTCAATTTGCCGCCTTCCGTGCAGAAGAAGGTCGCGGCGGGTGTGCTTTCCGCGGGCCACGCGAGAGCACTTCTCGGGCTTCCCAACGAGGAGGAAATGGAGAAGCTCGCAAACCGCATCATTGCTGAAGGGCTTTCCGTTCGCAGCACCGAGGAAATCGTTGCCATGAAAACCAATGGCAAGGACGGCGGCAAAAAGCAGAAGTCCAAGAAAGACAATCCATGGGCACAGTCACCCATCCAGCACACCTTGGAGAACCGCTTCGATACGAAGGTCGCCATCAAAGGTAGCAAACAGCGCGGGCGTATCGAAATCGTCTTTTCTTCACCGGAAGACATGGATCGTATCGTCAACCTGTTGGTCCCAGATCAAAGCGGAAATAATGAAAACGGTTGGGTATAA
- a CDS encoding SpaA isopeptide-forming pilin-related protein has protein sequence MKLGKGLRSAAAMVLSAATLLAMGALGVGTANATEVDLSGANSKGQITITKGASHTFEMVKLSSYTYAETDSGTNLSVVSVDTAADPVLTAVQKAVKKANGDVTPTTGYESTNPMEYVAKTWSDSSSSPYTGTIRTFVKTLAADTSLTYGSVGTAAASGDDLVITDMPVGIYLLRDTTATAGVSKSVPILVGTTVGGTSYITLGGTTKPLGKVDLKAETPTLTKEATKLTSGGTDTTLTGSNRETELKKAKIGDTVEFTLSSKVPVTAGMDSYTFTMTDTPTKGMVYVPGSAALTVTDGIGAIGDVDVTEPSPSAPGTAVTFAFKGAEFVKQDKFPTGKAIKLTYKVTLTAVSGDTWQSQHNAAKLTYSTDPSTPATTSDVNADATTKIALYSVTLTNVDGQGTAIANDGAFKVYAGTSSSGTQLKFKANGTTAYTYDETGTDAAITTNGDGKLVFDGLPSGDYYIQQTGSSNNYTKSSFVVHIAYNLDGTASVTAFTNDPDTIGLVGRNSITQDSPNGYNGKITVKNTNSLAGLPLTGGVGVALVVLLAIISGGVAVVTSKMRRKNLANARM, from the coding sequence ATGAAGTTAGGAAAAGGCTTACGCAGCGCGGCGGCTATGGTGCTTTCCGCAGCAACTCTGCTCGCCATGGGTGCTCTAGGCGTCGGCACTGCGAATGCAACTGAAGTAGATCTGTCTGGCGCAAATTCGAAAGGCCAGATTACAATTACCAAGGGTGCAAGTCATACTTTTGAGATGGTAAAGCTCTCGTCATATACGTATGCTGAAACGGATAGTGGTACGAATCTGTCTGTTGTCAGCGTGGATACTGCAGCGGATCCAGTGTTGACGGCTGTTCAAAAGGCGGTTAAGAAGGCTAATGGTGATGTGACACCAACAACAGGCTATGAGTCAACAAACCCAATGGAATATGTTGCAAAGACTTGGTCTGATTCTAGCTCATCGCCTTATACTGGTACGATTCGCACATTCGTGAAGACTTTAGCTGCGGATACGAGTCTTACTTATGGCTCTGTGGGTACTGCTGCTGCCAGCGGTGACGATTTGGTCATCACCGATATGCCGGTCGGTATCTACCTGCTTAGAGACACTACCGCGACGGCAGGCGTTTCTAAGTCCGTCCCGATTTTGGTAGGTACTACAGTAGGCGGCACTTCCTATATCACGCTCGGTGGCACAACTAAGCCTTTGGGCAAGGTTGATTTGAAGGCCGAAACTCCGACGCTCACGAAGGAAGCCACTAAACTTACATCCGGCGGTACGGATACGACTTTGACTGGTAGTAACAGGGAAACAGAGCTCAAGAAGGCTAAGATTGGCGATACCGTCGAGTTCACTCTTTCCAGTAAGGTGCCTGTTACCGCAGGTATGGATAGCTACACCTTCACTATGACTGATACGCCGACCAAAGGTATGGTTTATGTTCCCGGTTCTGCAGCACTGACCGTAACTGATGGAATCGGTGCAATTGGTGACGTTGATGTCACTGAGCCGTCTCCATCCGCACCTGGTACTGCCGTAACTTTCGCGTTCAAAGGCGCTGAGTTCGTGAAACAAGACAAGTTCCCGACTGGCAAAGCTATCAAACTCACTTATAAGGTAACGCTCACGGCAGTTTCTGGCGATACATGGCAATCGCAGCATAACGCTGCCAAGCTTACGTATTCGACCGATCCCTCCACTCCAGCAACCACGTCTGACGTGAATGCCGATGCTACAACTAAGATTGCACTGTACTCAGTGACGCTAACGAACGTCGATGGACAAGGAACAGCCATTGCAAATGATGGTGCATTTAAGGTGTATGCTGGGACGAGCTCTTCAGGAACACAGCTGAAGTTCAAGGCCAATGGGACCACTGCGTATACCTATGATGAAACAGGTACTGATGCAGCCATTACAACAAACGGTGATGGCAAGTTGGTCTTTGATGGCCTTCCTTCTGGAGATTATTACATTCAGCAGACTGGTTCATCTAATAATTACACCAAATCAAGCTTTGTGGTTCATATCGCGTATAATCTTGATGGTACGGCCAGTGTAACAGCCTTCACGAACGATCCTGATACCATTGGATTGGTAGGCAGGAATTCGATTACACAGGATAGTCCTAATGGCTACAATGGCAAGATCACGGTCAAGAACACTAATTCGCTTGCTGGACTGCCGCTTACCGGTGGTGTGGGTGTTGCGCTCGTTGTGCTGTTGGCGATTATCAGCGGTGGTGTTGCAGTGGTCACTTCCAAGATGCGTCGCAAGAATCTGGCGAATGCTCGCATGTGA